Proteins encoded within one genomic window of Pongo abelii isolate AG06213 chromosome 18, NHGRI_mPonAbe1-v2.0_pri, whole genome shotgun sequence:
- the RIPOR1 gene encoding rho family-interacting cell polarization regulator 1 isoform X5, whose amino-acid sequence MMSLSVRPQRRLLSARVSRSQSFAGVLGSHERGPRYTAAQGWSFPVFSPPGPPRKPPALSRVSRMFSVAHPAAKVPQPERLDLVYTALKRGLTAYLEVHQQEQEKLQGQIRESKRNSRLGFLYDLDKQVKSIERFLRRLEFHASKIDELYEAYCVQRRLRDGAYNMVRAYTTGSPGSREARDSLAEATRGHREYTESMCLLESELEAQLGEFHLRMKGLAGFARLCVGDQYEICMKYGRQRWKLRGRIEGSGKQVWDSEETIFLPLLTEFLSIKVTELKGLANHVVVGSVSCETKDLFAALPQVVAVDINDLGTIKLSLEVTWSPFDKDDQPSAASSVNKASTVTKRFSTYSQSPPDTPSLREQAFYNMLRRQEELENGTAWSLSSESSDDSSSPQLSGTARHSSAPRPLVQQPEPLPIQVAFRRPETPSSGPLDEEGAVAPVLANGHAPYSRTLSHISEASVDAALAEASVEAVGPESLAWGPSPPTHPAPTHGEHPGPVPPAPDTGDSATSSTLGTTGSVPTSTDPAPSAHLDSVHKSTDSGPSELPGPTHTTTGSTYSAITPTHSAPSPPTHTTTGSTHKPIISTLTTTGPTLNIIGPVQTTTSPTHTMPSPTHTPTSPTHTPTSPTHTPTSPTHKTRMSPPTTTSPIPSGMGLVQTATSPTHSTTSPTHPTTSPTHPTTSPILINVSPSTSLELATLSSPSKHSDPTLPGTDSLPCSPPASNSYTQADPIAPRTPHLSPAHSSRKPLTSPAPDPPESMVQSLSPTPSPPTPAPQHSDLSLAMAVQTPVPRAAGGSGDRSLEEALGALMAALDDYRGQFPELQGLEQEVTRLESLLMQRQGLTRSRASSLSITVEHALESFSFLNEDEDGDNDVPGDRPPSSLEAGAEDSIDSPSDRPLSTGCPALDAALVRHLYHCSRLLLKLGTFGPLRCQEAWALERLLREARVLEAVCEFSRRWEIPASSAQEVVQFSASRPGFLTFWDQCTEGLSCFLCPVERVLLTFCNQYGARLSLRQPGLAEAVCVKFLEDALGQKLPRRPQPGPGEQLTVFQFWSFVETLDSPTMEAYVTETAEEVLLVRNLNSDDQAVVLKALRLAPEGRLRRDGLRALSSLLVHGNNKVMAAVSTQLRSLSLGPTFRERALLCFLDQLEDEDVQTRVAGCLALGCIKAPEGIEPLVYLCQTDTEAVREAARQSLQQCGEEGQSAHRRLEESLDALPRIFGPGSMASTAF is encoded by the exons ATGATGTCCCTGTCGGTGCGGCCGCAGCGCCGCCTGCTCAGCGCCCGGGTCAGTAGGAGCCAGTCCTTCGCAGGCGTCCTCGGCAGCCACGAGCGGGGGCCCAGGTACACGGCCGCGCAGGGTTG GAGCTTCCCGGTCTTCAGCCCGCCGGGGCCCCCACGGAAACCCCCCGCGCTCTCCCGAGTGTCCAGGATGTTTTCCGTGGCTCACCCCGCCGCCAAGGTGCCGCAGCCCGAGCGGCTGGACCTGGTGTACACGGCGCTGAAGCGGGGCCTGAC GGCCTACTTGGAAGTGCACCAGCAGGAGCAGGAGAAACTCCAGGGGCAGATAAGGGAGTCCAAGAGGAATTCCCGCTTG GGCTTCCTGTATGATCTGGACAAG CAAGTCAAGTCCATTGAACGCTTCCTGCGACGACTGGAGTTCCATGCCAGCAAG ATCGATGAGCTGTATGAGGCATACTGTGTCCAGCGGCGTCTCCGGGATGGTGCCTACAACATGGTCCGTGCCTACACCACTGGGTCCCCGGGGAGCCGAGAGGCCCGGGACAGCCTGGCAGAGGCCACTCGGGGGCATCGAGAGTACACGGAG AGCATGTGTCTGCTGGAGAGCGAGCTGGAGGCACAGCTGGGCGAGTTTCATCTCCGAATGAAAG GGCTGGCTGGCTTCGCCAGGCTGTGTGTGGGCGATCAGTATGAG ATCTGCATGAAATATGGGCGTCAGCGCTGGAAACTACGGGGCCGAATTGAGGGTAGTGGAAAGCAGGTGTGGGACAGTGAAGAAACCATCTTTCTCCCTCTACTCACGGAATTTCTGTCTATTAAG GTGACAGAACTGAAGGGCCTGGCCAACCATGTGGTTGTGGGCAGTGTCTCCTGTGAGACCAAGGACCTGTTTGCTGCCCTGCCCCAGGTTGTGGCTGTGGATATCAATGACCTTGGTACCATCAAGCTCAGCCTGGAAGTCACATGGAG CCCCTTCGACAAGGATGACCAGCCTTCAGCCGCTTCTTCTGTCAACAAGGCCTCCACAGTCACCAAGCGCTTCTCCACCTATAGCCAGAGCCCACCGGACACACCCTCACTTCGGGAACAGGCTTTCTAT AACATGCTGCGAcggcaggaggagctggagaATGGGACAGCATGGTCCCTGTCATCCGAATCTTCAGATGACTCATCCAGCCCACAGCTCTCAGGAACTGCCCGCCACTCATCAGCCCCTAGGCCCCTGGTGCAGCAGCCCGAGCCCCTTCCCATCCAAGTTGCCTTCCGTAGGCCTGAGACCCCCAGCTCTGGGCCCTTGGATGAGGAGGGGGCCGTGGCCCCAGTCCTGGCAAATGGGCATGCACCCTACAGTCGGACTCTGAGCCACATCAGTGAGGCTAGTGTAGATGCTGCCTTGGCTGAGGCTTCAGTGGAGGCCGTTGGCCCAGAAAGCCTAGCCTGGGGACCTAGCCCACCTACACACCCAGCTCCCACCCATGGAGAGCACCCCGGTCCTGTTCCTCCTGCCCCGGACACTGGCGACTCTGCCACAAGCTCCACCCTCGGTACAACAGGCTCTGTCCCCACATCTACAGACCCTGCCCCATCTGCACACCTAGACTCAGTTCATAAGTCCACAGACTCTGGCCCTTCAGAACTGCCAGGCCCCACTCACACCACTACAGGCTCTACCTATAGTGCCATTACCCCTACCCACAGTGCTCCAAGCCCCCCTACTCACACTACTACAGGCTCCACCCACAAGCCCATAATCTCTACCCTTACTACTACAGGCCCTACCCTCAATATCATAGGCCCAGTCCAGACTACCACAAGCCCCACCCACACTATGCCAAGCCCTACCCATACCCCCACAagccccacccacacccccacaaGCCCCACCCATACCCCCACAAGTCCCACACACAAAACCAGGATGTCACCTCCCACCACTACAAGTCCTATCCCCAGTGGTATGGGCCTAGTCCAGACTGCCACAAGTCCCACCCATTCTACCACAAGCCCCACCCATCCTACCACAAGCCCCACCCATCCCACCACAAGCCCCATCCTTATAAATGTAAGCCCTTCCACTTCTCTAGAACTTGCTACCCTCTCTAGCCCCTCCAAACACTCAGACCCCACCCTCCCAGGCACTGACTCCCTTCCCTGTAGTCCCCCAGCCTCCAATTCCTACACTCAGGCAGACCCTATAGCCCCCAGAACCCCCCACCTAAGTCCTGCCCATTCCAGTAGGAAACCCCTCACAAGCCCTGCCCCAGATCCCCCAGAGTCTATGGTTCAGAGTCTAAGCCCCActccctcacccccaacccctgcaCCCCAGCATTCAGACCTTAGCCTGGCCATGGCTGTCCAGACCCCAGTCCCAAGGGCAGCCGGAGGGTCTGGGGACAGGAGCCTGGAGGAGGCACTGGGGGCCCTAATGGCTGCCCTGGATGACTACCGTGGCCAGTTTCCTGAGCTGCAGGGCCTGGAGCAGGAGGTGACCCGACTAGAGAGTCTGCTCATG CAGAGACAAGGTCTGACTCGCAGCCGGGCCTCCAGTCTCAGCATCACTGTGGAGCATGCCTTGGAGAGCTTCAGCTTCCTCAATGAAGACGAAGATGGAGACAATGATGTTCCTGGGGACAG GCCTCCAAGCAGCCTGGAGGCTGGGGCTGAGGACAGCATAGACTCACCCAGTGACCGCCCCCTCAGCACGGGGTGTCCAGCTCTGGACGCTGCCTTGGTCCGGCACCTGTACCACTGCAGTCGCCTCCTGCTG AAACTGGGCACATTTGGGCCCCTGCGCTGCCAGGAGGCATGGGCCCTGGAGCGGCTGCTGCGGGAAGCCCGAGTGCTGGAGGCAGTATGCGAGTTCAGCAGGCGGTGGGAGATCCCGGCCAGCTCTGCCCAGGAAG TGGTGCAGTTCTCGGCCTCTCGGCCTGGCTTCCTGACCTTCTGGGACCAGTGCACAGAGGGACTCAGCTGCTTCCTCTGCCCAGTGGAGCGGGTGCTTCTCACCTTCTGCAACCAGTATGGTGCCCGCCTCTCCCTGCGCCAGCCAGGCTTGGCTGAGGCTG TGTGTGTGAAGTTCCTGGAGGATGCCCTGGGGCAGAAGCTGCCCAGAAGGCCCCAGCCAGGGCCTGGAGAGCAGCTCACGGTCTTCCAGTTCTGGAGTTTTGTGGAAACCTTGGACAGCCCCACCATGGAAGCCTACGTGACTGAGACCGCTGAGGAGG TGTTACTGGTGCGGAATCTGAACTCAGATGACCAGGCTGTTGTGCTGAAGGCCCTGAGATTGGCGCCCGAGGGGCGTCTGCGAAGGGACGGGCTGCGGGCCCTCAGCTCCCTGCTCGTCCATGGCAACAACAAGGTCATGGCTGCTGTCAGCACCCAGCTCCGAAGCCTGTCACTGGGCCCTACCTTCCGGGAGAGG GCCCTCCTGTGCTTCCTGGACCAGCTGGAGGATGAGGACGTGCAGACTCGAGTGGCTGGCTGCCTGGCCCTAGGCTGCATCAAG GCTCCCGAGGGCATTGAGCCCCTGGTGTACCTCTGCCAAACTGACACAGAAGCTGTAAGGGAAGCTGCCCGGCAGAGCCTACAGCAGTGTG GAGAAGAGGGACAGTCTGCCCATCGACGGCTGGAGGAGTCCCTGGACGCCCTGCCCCGCATCTTTGGGCCTGGCAGCATGGCCAGCACAGCATTCTAA
- the RIPOR1 gene encoding rho family-interacting cell polarization regulator 1 isoform X7, with the protein MMSLSVRPQRRLLSARVSRSQSFAGVLGSHERGPRSFPVFSPPGPPRKPPALSRVSRMFSVAHPAAKVPQPERLDLVYTALKRGLTAYLEVHQQEQEKLQGQIRESKRNSRLGFLYDLDKQVKSIERFLRRLEFHASKIDELYEAYCVQRRLRDGAYNMVRAYTTGSPGSREARDSLAEATRGHREYTESMCLLESELEAQLGEFHLRMKGLAGFARLCVGDQYEICMKYGRQRWKLRGRIEGSGKQVWDSEETIFLPLLTEFLSIKVTELKGLANHVVVGSVSCETKDLFAALPQVVAVDINDLGTIKLSLEVTWSPFDKDDQPSAASSVNKASTVTKRFSTYSQSPPDTPSLREQAFYNMLRRQEELENGTAWSLSSESSDDSSSPQLSGTARHSSAPRPLVQQPEPLPIQVAFRRPETPSSGPLDEEGAVAPVLANGHAPYSRTLSHISEASVDAALAEASVEAVGPESLAWGPSPPTHPAPTHGEHPGPVPPAPDTGDSATSSTLGTTGSVPTSTDPAPSAHLDSVHKSTDSGPSELPGPTHTTTGSTYSAITPTHSAPSPPTHTTTGSTHKPIISTLTTTGPTLNIIGPVQTTTSPTHTMPSPTHTPTSPTHTPTSPTHTPTSPTHKTRMSPPTTTSPIPSGMGLVQTATSPTHSTTSPTHPTTSPTHPTTSPILINVSPSTSLELATLSSPSKHSDPTLPGTDSLPCSPPASNSYTQADPIAPRTPHLSPAHSSRKPLTSPAPDPPESMVQSLSPTPSPPTPAPQHSDLSLAMAVQTPVPRAAGGSGDRSLEEALGALMAALDDYRGQFPELQGLEQEVTRLESLLMQRQGLTRSRASSLSITVEHALESFSFLNEDEDGDNDVPGDRPPSSLEAGAEDSIDSPSDRPLSTGCPALDAALVRHLYHCSRLLLKLGTFGPLRCQEAWALERLLREARVLEAVCEFSRRWEIPASSAQEVVQFSASRPGFLTFWDQCTEGLSCFLCPVERVLLTFCNQYGARLSLRQPGLAEAVCVKFLEDALGQKLPRRPQPGPGEQLTVFQFWSFVETLDSPTMEAYVTETAEEVLLVRNLNSDDQAVVLKALRLAPEGRLRRDGLRALSSLLVHGNNKVMAAVSTQLRSLSLGPTFRERALLCFLDQLEDEDVQTRVAGCLALGCIKAPEGIEPLVYLCQTDTEAVREAARQSLQQCGEEGQSAHRRLEESLDALPRIFGPGSMASTAF; encoded by the exons ATGATGTCCCTGTCGGTGCGGCCGCAGCGCCGCCTGCTCAGCGCCCGGGTCAGTAGGAGCCAGTCCTTCGCAGGCGTCCTCGGCAGCCACGAGCGGGGGCCCAG GAGCTTCCCGGTCTTCAGCCCGCCGGGGCCCCCACGGAAACCCCCCGCGCTCTCCCGAGTGTCCAGGATGTTTTCCGTGGCTCACCCCGCCGCCAAGGTGCCGCAGCCCGAGCGGCTGGACCTGGTGTACACGGCGCTGAAGCGGGGCCTGAC GGCCTACTTGGAAGTGCACCAGCAGGAGCAGGAGAAACTCCAGGGGCAGATAAGGGAGTCCAAGAGGAATTCCCGCTTG GGCTTCCTGTATGATCTGGACAAG CAAGTCAAGTCCATTGAACGCTTCCTGCGACGACTGGAGTTCCATGCCAGCAAG ATCGATGAGCTGTATGAGGCATACTGTGTCCAGCGGCGTCTCCGGGATGGTGCCTACAACATGGTCCGTGCCTACACCACTGGGTCCCCGGGGAGCCGAGAGGCCCGGGACAGCCTGGCAGAGGCCACTCGGGGGCATCGAGAGTACACGGAG AGCATGTGTCTGCTGGAGAGCGAGCTGGAGGCACAGCTGGGCGAGTTTCATCTCCGAATGAAAG GGCTGGCTGGCTTCGCCAGGCTGTGTGTGGGCGATCAGTATGAG ATCTGCATGAAATATGGGCGTCAGCGCTGGAAACTACGGGGCCGAATTGAGGGTAGTGGAAAGCAGGTGTGGGACAGTGAAGAAACCATCTTTCTCCCTCTACTCACGGAATTTCTGTCTATTAAG GTGACAGAACTGAAGGGCCTGGCCAACCATGTGGTTGTGGGCAGTGTCTCCTGTGAGACCAAGGACCTGTTTGCTGCCCTGCCCCAGGTTGTGGCTGTGGATATCAATGACCTTGGTACCATCAAGCTCAGCCTGGAAGTCACATGGAG CCCCTTCGACAAGGATGACCAGCCTTCAGCCGCTTCTTCTGTCAACAAGGCCTCCACAGTCACCAAGCGCTTCTCCACCTATAGCCAGAGCCCACCGGACACACCCTCACTTCGGGAACAGGCTTTCTAT AACATGCTGCGAcggcaggaggagctggagaATGGGACAGCATGGTCCCTGTCATCCGAATCTTCAGATGACTCATCCAGCCCACAGCTCTCAGGAACTGCCCGCCACTCATCAGCCCCTAGGCCCCTGGTGCAGCAGCCCGAGCCCCTTCCCATCCAAGTTGCCTTCCGTAGGCCTGAGACCCCCAGCTCTGGGCCCTTGGATGAGGAGGGGGCCGTGGCCCCAGTCCTGGCAAATGGGCATGCACCCTACAGTCGGACTCTGAGCCACATCAGTGAGGCTAGTGTAGATGCTGCCTTGGCTGAGGCTTCAGTGGAGGCCGTTGGCCCAGAAAGCCTAGCCTGGGGACCTAGCCCACCTACACACCCAGCTCCCACCCATGGAGAGCACCCCGGTCCTGTTCCTCCTGCCCCGGACACTGGCGACTCTGCCACAAGCTCCACCCTCGGTACAACAGGCTCTGTCCCCACATCTACAGACCCTGCCCCATCTGCACACCTAGACTCAGTTCATAAGTCCACAGACTCTGGCCCTTCAGAACTGCCAGGCCCCACTCACACCACTACAGGCTCTACCTATAGTGCCATTACCCCTACCCACAGTGCTCCAAGCCCCCCTACTCACACTACTACAGGCTCCACCCACAAGCCCATAATCTCTACCCTTACTACTACAGGCCCTACCCTCAATATCATAGGCCCAGTCCAGACTACCACAAGCCCCACCCACACTATGCCAAGCCCTACCCATACCCCCACAagccccacccacacccccacaaGCCCCACCCATACCCCCACAAGTCCCACACACAAAACCAGGATGTCACCTCCCACCACTACAAGTCCTATCCCCAGTGGTATGGGCCTAGTCCAGACTGCCACAAGTCCCACCCATTCTACCACAAGCCCCACCCATCCTACCACAAGCCCCACCCATCCCACCACAAGCCCCATCCTTATAAATGTAAGCCCTTCCACTTCTCTAGAACTTGCTACCCTCTCTAGCCCCTCCAAACACTCAGACCCCACCCTCCCAGGCACTGACTCCCTTCCCTGTAGTCCCCCAGCCTCCAATTCCTACACTCAGGCAGACCCTATAGCCCCCAGAACCCCCCACCTAAGTCCTGCCCATTCCAGTAGGAAACCCCTCACAAGCCCTGCCCCAGATCCCCCAGAGTCTATGGTTCAGAGTCTAAGCCCCActccctcacccccaacccctgcaCCCCAGCATTCAGACCTTAGCCTGGCCATGGCTGTCCAGACCCCAGTCCCAAGGGCAGCCGGAGGGTCTGGGGACAGGAGCCTGGAGGAGGCACTGGGGGCCCTAATGGCTGCCCTGGATGACTACCGTGGCCAGTTTCCTGAGCTGCAGGGCCTGGAGCAGGAGGTGACCCGACTAGAGAGTCTGCTCATG CAGAGACAAGGTCTGACTCGCAGCCGGGCCTCCAGTCTCAGCATCACTGTGGAGCATGCCTTGGAGAGCTTCAGCTTCCTCAATGAAGACGAAGATGGAGACAATGATGTTCCTGGGGACAG GCCTCCAAGCAGCCTGGAGGCTGGGGCTGAGGACAGCATAGACTCACCCAGTGACCGCCCCCTCAGCACGGGGTGTCCAGCTCTGGACGCTGCCTTGGTCCGGCACCTGTACCACTGCAGTCGCCTCCTGCTG AAACTGGGCACATTTGGGCCCCTGCGCTGCCAGGAGGCATGGGCCCTGGAGCGGCTGCTGCGGGAAGCCCGAGTGCTGGAGGCAGTATGCGAGTTCAGCAGGCGGTGGGAGATCCCGGCCAGCTCTGCCCAGGAAG TGGTGCAGTTCTCGGCCTCTCGGCCTGGCTTCCTGACCTTCTGGGACCAGTGCACAGAGGGACTCAGCTGCTTCCTCTGCCCAGTGGAGCGGGTGCTTCTCACCTTCTGCAACCAGTATGGTGCCCGCCTCTCCCTGCGCCAGCCAGGCTTGGCTGAGGCTG TGTGTGTGAAGTTCCTGGAGGATGCCCTGGGGCAGAAGCTGCCCAGAAGGCCCCAGCCAGGGCCTGGAGAGCAGCTCACGGTCTTCCAGTTCTGGAGTTTTGTGGAAACCTTGGACAGCCCCACCATGGAAGCCTACGTGACTGAGACCGCTGAGGAGG TGTTACTGGTGCGGAATCTGAACTCAGATGACCAGGCTGTTGTGCTGAAGGCCCTGAGATTGGCGCCCGAGGGGCGTCTGCGAAGGGACGGGCTGCGGGCCCTCAGCTCCCTGCTCGTCCATGGCAACAACAAGGTCATGGCTGCTGTCAGCACCCAGCTCCGAAGCCTGTCACTGGGCCCTACCTTCCGGGAGAGG GCCCTCCTGTGCTTCCTGGACCAGCTGGAGGATGAGGACGTGCAGACTCGAGTGGCTGGCTGCCTGGCCCTAGGCTGCATCAAG GCTCCCGAGGGCATTGAGCCCCTGGTGTACCTCTGCCAAACTGACACAGAAGCTGTAAGGGAAGCTGCCCGGCAGAGCCTACAGCAGTGTG GAGAAGAGGGACAGTCTGCCCATCGACGGCTGGAGGAGTCCCTGGACGCCCTGCCCCGCATCTTTGGGCCTGGCAGCATGGCCAGCACAGCATTCTAA
- the RIPOR1 gene encoding rho family-interacting cell polarization regulator 1 isoform X8, producing MMSLSVRPQRRLLSARVSRSQSFAGVLGSHERGPRSFPVFSPPGPPRKPPALSRVSRMFSVAHPAAKVPQPERLDLVYTALKRGLTAYLEVHQQEQEKLQGQIRESKRNSRLGFLYDLDKQVKSIERFLRRLEFHASKIDELYEAYCVQRRLRDGAYNMVRAYTTGSPGSREARDSLAEATRGHREYTESMCLLESELEAQLGEFHLRMKGLAGFARLCVGDQYEICMKYGRQRWKLRGRIEGSGKQVWDSEETIFLPLLTEFLSIKVTELKGLANHVVVGSVSCETKDLFAALPQVVAVDINDLGTIKLSLEVTWSPFDKDDQPSAASSVNKASTVTKRFSTYSQSPPDTPSLREQAFYNMLRRQEELENGTAWSLSSESSDDSSSPQLSGTARHSSAPRPLVQQPEPLPIQVAFRRPETPSSGPLDEEGAVAPVLANGHAPYSRTLSHISEASVDAALAEASVEAVGPESLAWGPSPPTHPAPTHGEHPGPVPPAPDTGDSATSSTLGTTGSVPTSTDPAPSAHLDSVHKSTDSGPSELPGPTHTTTGSTYSAITPTHSAPSPPTHTTTGSTHKPIISTLTTTGPTLNIIGPVQTTTSPTHTMPSPTHTPTSPTHTPTSPTHTPTSPTHKTRMSPPTTTSPIPSGMGLVQTATSPTHSTTSPTHPTTSPTHPTTSPILINVSPSTSLELATLSSPSKHSDPTLPGTDSLPCSPPASNSYTQADPIAPRTPHLSPAHSSRKPLTSPAPDPPESMVQSLSPTPSPPTPAPQHSDLSLAMAVQTPVPRAAGGSGDRSLEEALGALMAALDDYRGQFPELQGLEQEVTRLESLLMRQGLTRSRASSLSITVEHALESFSFLNEDEDGDNDVPGDRPPSSLEAGAEDSIDSPSDRPLSTGCPALDAALVRHLYHCSRLLLKLGTFGPLRCQEAWALERLLREARVLEAVCEFSRRWEIPASSAQEVVQFSASRPGFLTFWDQCTEGLSCFLCPVERVLLTFCNQYGARLSLRQPGLAEAVCVKFLEDALGQKLPRRPQPGPGEQLTVFQFWSFVETLDSPTMEAYVTETAEEVLLVRNLNSDDQAVVLKALRLAPEGRLRRDGLRALSSLLVHGNNKVMAAVSTQLRSLSLGPTFRERALLCFLDQLEDEDVQTRVAGCLALGCIKAPEGIEPLVYLCQTDTEAVREAARQSLQQCGEEGQSAHRRLEESLDALPRIFGPGSMASTAF from the exons ATGATGTCCCTGTCGGTGCGGCCGCAGCGCCGCCTGCTCAGCGCCCGGGTCAGTAGGAGCCAGTCCTTCGCAGGCGTCCTCGGCAGCCACGAGCGGGGGCCCAG GAGCTTCCCGGTCTTCAGCCCGCCGGGGCCCCCACGGAAACCCCCCGCGCTCTCCCGAGTGTCCAGGATGTTTTCCGTGGCTCACCCCGCCGCCAAGGTGCCGCAGCCCGAGCGGCTGGACCTGGTGTACACGGCGCTGAAGCGGGGCCTGAC GGCCTACTTGGAAGTGCACCAGCAGGAGCAGGAGAAACTCCAGGGGCAGATAAGGGAGTCCAAGAGGAATTCCCGCTTG GGCTTCCTGTATGATCTGGACAAG CAAGTCAAGTCCATTGAACGCTTCCTGCGACGACTGGAGTTCCATGCCAGCAAG ATCGATGAGCTGTATGAGGCATACTGTGTCCAGCGGCGTCTCCGGGATGGTGCCTACAACATGGTCCGTGCCTACACCACTGGGTCCCCGGGGAGCCGAGAGGCCCGGGACAGCCTGGCAGAGGCCACTCGGGGGCATCGAGAGTACACGGAG AGCATGTGTCTGCTGGAGAGCGAGCTGGAGGCACAGCTGGGCGAGTTTCATCTCCGAATGAAAG GGCTGGCTGGCTTCGCCAGGCTGTGTGTGGGCGATCAGTATGAG ATCTGCATGAAATATGGGCGTCAGCGCTGGAAACTACGGGGCCGAATTGAGGGTAGTGGAAAGCAGGTGTGGGACAGTGAAGAAACCATCTTTCTCCCTCTACTCACGGAATTTCTGTCTATTAAG GTGACAGAACTGAAGGGCCTGGCCAACCATGTGGTTGTGGGCAGTGTCTCCTGTGAGACCAAGGACCTGTTTGCTGCCCTGCCCCAGGTTGTGGCTGTGGATATCAATGACCTTGGTACCATCAAGCTCAGCCTGGAAGTCACATGGAG CCCCTTCGACAAGGATGACCAGCCTTCAGCCGCTTCTTCTGTCAACAAGGCCTCCACAGTCACCAAGCGCTTCTCCACCTATAGCCAGAGCCCACCGGACACACCCTCACTTCGGGAACAGGCTTTCTAT AACATGCTGCGAcggcaggaggagctggagaATGGGACAGCATGGTCCCTGTCATCCGAATCTTCAGATGACTCATCCAGCCCACAGCTCTCAGGAACTGCCCGCCACTCATCAGCCCCTAGGCCCCTGGTGCAGCAGCCCGAGCCCCTTCCCATCCAAGTTGCCTTCCGTAGGCCTGAGACCCCCAGCTCTGGGCCCTTGGATGAGGAGGGGGCCGTGGCCCCAGTCCTGGCAAATGGGCATGCACCCTACAGTCGGACTCTGAGCCACATCAGTGAGGCTAGTGTAGATGCTGCCTTGGCTGAGGCTTCAGTGGAGGCCGTTGGCCCAGAAAGCCTAGCCTGGGGACCTAGCCCACCTACACACCCAGCTCCCACCCATGGAGAGCACCCCGGTCCTGTTCCTCCTGCCCCGGACACTGGCGACTCTGCCACAAGCTCCACCCTCGGTACAACAGGCTCTGTCCCCACATCTACAGACCCTGCCCCATCTGCACACCTAGACTCAGTTCATAAGTCCACAGACTCTGGCCCTTCAGAACTGCCAGGCCCCACTCACACCACTACAGGCTCTACCTATAGTGCCATTACCCCTACCCACAGTGCTCCAAGCCCCCCTACTCACACTACTACAGGCTCCACCCACAAGCCCATAATCTCTACCCTTACTACTACAGGCCCTACCCTCAATATCATAGGCCCAGTCCAGACTACCACAAGCCCCACCCACACTATGCCAAGCCCTACCCATACCCCCACAagccccacccacacccccacaaGCCCCACCCATACCCCCACAAGTCCCACACACAAAACCAGGATGTCACCTCCCACCACTACAAGTCCTATCCCCAGTGGTATGGGCCTAGTCCAGACTGCCACAAGTCCCACCCATTCTACCACAAGCCCCACCCATCCTACCACAAGCCCCACCCATCCCACCACAAGCCCCATCCTTATAAATGTAAGCCCTTCCACTTCTCTAGAACTTGCTACCCTCTCTAGCCCCTCCAAACACTCAGACCCCACCCTCCCAGGCACTGACTCCCTTCCCTGTAGTCCCCCAGCCTCCAATTCCTACACTCAGGCAGACCCTATAGCCCCCAGAACCCCCCACCTAAGTCCTGCCCATTCCAGTAGGAAACCCCTCACAAGCCCTGCCCCAGATCCCCCAGAGTCTATGGTTCAGAGTCTAAGCCCCActccctcacccccaacccctgcaCCCCAGCATTCAGACCTTAGCCTGGCCATGGCTGTCCAGACCCCAGTCCCAAGGGCAGCCGGAGGGTCTGGGGACAGGAGCCTGGAGGAGGCACTGGGGGCCCTAATGGCTGCCCTGGATGACTACCGTGGCCAGTTTCCTGAGCTGCAGGGCCTGGAGCAGGAGGTGACCCGACTAGAGAGTCTGCTCATG AGACAAGGTCTGACTCGCAGCCGGGCCTCCAGTCTCAGCATCACTGTGGAGCATGCCTTGGAGAGCTTCAGCTTCCTCAATGAAGACGAAGATGGAGACAATGATGTTCCTGGGGACAG GCCTCCAAGCAGCCTGGAGGCTGGGGCTGAGGACAGCATAGACTCACCCAGTGACCGCCCCCTCAGCACGGGGTGTCCAGCTCTGGACGCTGCCTTGGTCCGGCACCTGTACCACTGCAGTCGCCTCCTGCTG AAACTGGGCACATTTGGGCCCCTGCGCTGCCAGGAGGCATGGGCCCTGGAGCGGCTGCTGCGGGAAGCCCGAGTGCTGGAGGCAGTATGCGAGTTCAGCAGGCGGTGGGAGATCCCGGCCAGCTCTGCCCAGGAAG TGGTGCAGTTCTCGGCCTCTCGGCCTGGCTTCCTGACCTTCTGGGACCAGTGCACAGAGGGACTCAGCTGCTTCCTCTGCCCAGTGGAGCGGGTGCTTCTCACCTTCTGCAACCAGTATGGTGCCCGCCTCTCCCTGCGCCAGCCAGGCTTGGCTGAGGCTG TGTGTGTGAAGTTCCTGGAGGATGCCCTGGGGCAGAAGCTGCCCAGAAGGCCCCAGCCAGGGCCTGGAGAGCAGCTCACGGTCTTCCAGTTCTGGAGTTTTGTGGAAACCTTGGACAGCCCCACCATGGAAGCCTACGTGACTGAGACCGCTGAGGAGG TGTTACTGGTGCGGAATCTGAACTCAGATGACCAGGCTGTTGTGCTGAAGGCCCTGAGATTGGCGCCCGAGGGGCGTCTGCGAAGGGACGGGCTGCGGGCCCTCAGCTCCCTGCTCGTCCATGGCAACAACAAGGTCATGGCTGCTGTCAGCACCCAGCTCCGAAGCCTGTCACTGGGCCCTACCTTCCGGGAGAGG GCCCTCCTGTGCTTCCTGGACCAGCTGGAGGATGAGGACGTGCAGACTCGAGTGGCTGGCTGCCTGGCCCTAGGCTGCATCAAG GCTCCCGAGGGCATTGAGCCCCTGGTGTACCTCTGCCAAACTGACACAGAAGCTGTAAGGGAAGCTGCCCGGCAGAGCCTACAGCAGTGTG GAGAAGAGGGACAGTCTGCCCATCGACGGCTGGAGGAGTCCCTGGACGCCCTGCCCCGCATCTTTGGGCCTGGCAGCATGGCCAGCACAGCATTCTAA